A genomic window from Onychostoma macrolepis isolate SWU-2019 chromosome 22, ASM1243209v1, whole genome shotgun sequence includes:
- the LOC131530691 gene encoding uncharacterized protein LOC131530691 isoform X1, whose amino-acid sequence MFIAKTFVFSWLCFCHLVGVFADTDAVKSVTEGDSVTLNISLTETQKADQILWKFGADRSLIAKINRAFNDMYTYNGTDGRFRDRLKLDNQTGSLIITNTRTTDSGLYEVSIKNSSSEAKCRFNVTVYDSASLTALTSAAAAAAAAGAGSLLIVAAVGIFCIYKKYRKTDQEVQTHTEVITYADSKFYKRNAQKTVRSFITVICVLPLYIYKSTSKLDIFVP is encoded by the exons ATGTTTATagcaaaaacatttgttttttcatGGCTGTGCTTTTGCCATCTAGTTG GTGTGTTTGCTGATACAGATGCAGTGAAGTCAGTGACTGAaggagattctgtcactctaaACATTAGTCTCACTGAAACACAGAAAGCTGATCAGATACTGTGGAAGTTTGGAGCTGACAGGTCTCTCATAGCTAAAATCAACAGAGCGTTTAATGATATGTACACATATAACGGTactgatgggagattcagagacagactgaagctggacaatcagactggatctctgatcatcacaaacaccagaaccacagactctggactttatgaAGTGTCCATCAAAAACAGCAGCTCGGAGGCTAAGTGCAGATTCAATGTTactgtctatg ACTCGGCATCTCTGACAGCGCTGacctctgctgctgctgctgctgctgctgctggtgcTGGATCTCTGTTGATTGTAGCTGCAGTCGGAATCTTCTGCATCTAcaagaaatacagaaaaactgatCAAGAAG TTCAGACTCATACAGAAGTGATCACTTACGCTGATTCAAAGTTCTACAAAAGAAACGCACAGAAAACGGTAAGATCATTTATAACTGTCATCTGTGTCTTGCCcctttatatttataaaagcaCTAGCAAATTAGACATTTTTGTCCCATAA
- the LOC131530691 gene encoding uncharacterized protein LOC131530691 isoform X2, which yields MFIAKTFVFSWLCFCHLVGVFADTDAVKSVTEGDSVTLNISLTETQKADQILWKFGADRSLIAKINRAFNDMYTYNGTDGRFRDRLKLDNQTGSLIITNTRTTDSGLYEVSIKNSSSEAKCRFNVTVYDSASLTALTSAAAAAAAAGAGSLLIVAAVGIFCIYKKYRKTDQEVQTHTEVITYADSKFYKRNAQKTEVKQEDEVVYARVVRNVDQTL from the exons ATGTTTATagcaaaaacatttgttttttcatGGCTGTGCTTTTGCCATCTAGTTG GTGTGTTTGCTGATACAGATGCAGTGAAGTCAGTGACTGAaggagattctgtcactctaaACATTAGTCTCACTGAAACACAGAAAGCTGATCAGATACTGTGGAAGTTTGGAGCTGACAGGTCTCTCATAGCTAAAATCAACAGAGCGTTTAATGATATGTACACATATAACGGTactgatgggagattcagagacagactgaagctggacaatcagactggatctctgatcatcacaaacaccagaaccacagactctggactttatgaAGTGTCCATCAAAAACAGCAGCTCGGAGGCTAAGTGCAGATTCAATGTTactgtctatg ACTCGGCATCTCTGACAGCGCTGacctctgctgctgctgctgctgctgctgctggtgcTGGATCTCTGTTGATTGTAGCTGCAGTCGGAATCTTCTGCATCTAcaagaaatacagaaaaactgatCAAGAAG TTCAGACTCATACAGAAGTGATCACTTACGCTGATTCAAAGTTCTACAAAAGAAACGCACAGAAAACG